The Lolium rigidum isolate FL_2022 chromosome 2, APGP_CSIRO_Lrig_0.1, whole genome shotgun sequence genomic interval ACCCTAGGAAAGCATTTGAGGAAGCTGGGAAGCATCTTGACTTCACTGCGGAGTCCAAATTGCAGTTGGACAGCCAACATCTGGACGCTTGACACAGTGGTGTGTGTGCTCGCCTTTGTTTCAGCCTTCGACGCACAAAAAGAGCACAAATCAATCACACTCAAAATTGGTATCATTTTTTTCTAAAATTCGGCGAAGGTTATTTGCTCGGCCACCTAACCATCTTGCCATGTAGCGATTATACGGTGATCGACTCGGTACTTGGCCTTTTACTCGATTCGTCTATTTAGAATAGCGGATCAACATATATCACTCTGTCCCATAATATAATAtgttaacatcttatattatgggatggagggagtagttttttAGGTGCGCGCAACTTATTTTGAACTATCCAATTTATACGATCCTCAGGTATGGCCAGATGATGAACTTACGTAAGACAATtttgacggagggagtaataaaataTGCATCTTTCTATAAAATGATGAAAATGCTATAAATAGAATGACCAGATGGTGAACTTACCCTTGATCAATCAACGGCTAAGATATATATGtagaatcaaaaaaataaaaacgatTATACTTTTTGGATGTATACTGGAGGTTTATAAGTAAAACACACATTAGCTTGGTCCTCCTATCATGAAAAGTGAGGCCAGCTCATGAAAAAATGGGTAACTGTATAGCAATGATGCAAATTTCAACTGAACGGAAGTAGTGATGAAGGATCAGAACTTGAGCAAAATTATTATAATCTATCATGTGATGGTAAATCGGGATGAGGAAGCTGACTTATAAATGCAAATCAGCACTATGCCTTATAAATGTAAAGTTAAAAGTTCACAACATATACTATTTAGATGTAAACTAGCACTATGCCTTTAACGCTAGGATGGAACATGAAAGTTGtatatattattagtctctgaaaGATACATTACTAACATTACCATATCaaatacggaaattcaattcggctcccgggtgcgtatgctccctctaccaaaaaagcatacttcgaaatgtcaaaaaaattggataaaaaattctacatgtacatctccataatgtatgtgcattcaccaagtttcacgaaaaaccgatattttttgtggtctatgtaaaaagaagaaactttatcttgtgaaaagcattatttttaaaactgaattttgtcttttttacacacatcacatgataagtcgattttttatgaaacgactttgtgagtgcgtagcacatgaagatgtacgtacgaattttttgtttcaatttttttgaaatttaaaatgtacgtaagatgcatttcaaaatatagggagcatatgcacccatgttccaaaacaccactccctatcAAATACAAACATAAAATATGATTAAAGATAAAGCACAAAATTTATAGAATTTTGGAATCTAAAAAATTAGAAACCAATAGCATTAAAATAAAGTTCAAGAAAATAAATATCTGGAATCAAAATCCCCAAATAATTTAAAAATTCTTCAGATAATTCAGTGGTACCAAAGAAACTATCAATACACAAAATAGGATAAACTATTCCTTAGTATTGCATAGGCAGATAACGTATGTTACTTTCGAGGACAGGTGTATTTAGGTCTTTTGACTTCGAGCACTCCATAAAAATTGGTAAAGAAGCAGTATAAAAACCCTAGTTACCTCCAAGGTACTAGGAAACTTTTCATTTACAGAACGAATAAGCATCCAAATATTAAAGAATATATGATCTGTACAACTTAGCAACTATATTGTGAATCATGTAAAAAACAAGATAAGTCACCTGGTATTTAAGAAAAAACATAAGGGAATCCATAATATATTGAAAGCTGTAACTAAATCCATTTCAAAGATATGCATCTTTCTATAAAACGATGTAAAATGCTATAAATAGAATGACCAGATGGTAAACTTACTCTTGATCAATCAACAGCTAAGATATATATGTAGAATCAAAACGATTATACTATTTGGATGTATAGTAGACATTTAAAAGTAAAAACACATTAGTTTGGTCCTAGTATCATGAAAAGTGAGGTCACATAATGAAAAAAATGGGTAACTGTATATCAATGATGCAAATTTTCAACTGAGCGGAAGGAGTGATGAAAGATCAGAAGTTGAGCAAAATTATTATAGTCTATAGCATGTAATGGTAATGGGGATGAGGAAGCTGACTTATAAATGCAAATCAGCAAAAAATGCATGTCAAATTGGAGATGATAAGTTTGAACCATCAAATCCATATCATCCAAAGGCAAAAGTACGACTAGCAAATGTTCTAAATCCTAAACAGGGAGCATGCATGCTCATCTTATACTCGGCCCATTAACTGATTTTTTCCCTAAGCAATTGCCTGGAACTTTGGCTTATCCTGTTAATTACTTGTCTTTGCTAATCTTACTCGTGCCACACCTACTACGACTACTAGAGTGAGTAAACTGAGTTTTATAACATTGTTGCCTGTAAGCATTTAACTCAAATGCTGCGCACGAACTAGACCTTGTTCTGTCCATGTATCATAAAATGAATTCGATCTGAGGATGTATGCACAATTGCAACAAGGGGCGTTGCTCATACCTTGATGATGGTGTTACCGATCTGCAGCATATGCACTCCTGGCTCCAGGTATCCCAGCACACGCAGCTTGGGGGCATGGCCAATCTTGATGCTAATTTTGACGTGCCGCTCATTCCAATTTCTCCAGAGGAAGAAGCGCTCCAGGCTTGGGGAATCCAGCACAGCGACCTCCTCCAGGCTGGACAAGCAGAACTGCGCACACCGTAGGCTGTGGTTGGTGAGCCGAGCGCGCAACGGGGTGAGGCTTCCGAAGAGCGAGAGGATCTCCAGCACGGGGCTGACGGCGAGCACGAAGTCGAGGTCTTTGTCCTCCATGACGACACAGCCAAGGGCGAGCTGGTGGAGGTTGGGAAAGGCGACGCCGCGCGGGAGCGCGGTGGTGTCCGGGAACGCCCAGGCGCCGATGTAGAGCCGGCAGAGGGAGGCGCAGCTGAAGAGCGAGGGAGGGAGGCGCAGGCCGCGCACGGACCAGGGGCGGTTGACGACGACGAGCTCGTCGACGCCCTTGGTGGCGAGGAGCTGGAACCAGCGGGCGAGCAGGCGGCGGTCGGCGGCGTTCATGAAGCTGCAGGTGAGGCTGGCGAAGGGGAAGGGCCCGGGATGTGACTCGAGGGCGGCGGAGACGGCGCTGGTGACGGCGCgcgaggcggcgccggcgcgggcggGCCGGCGCTCGCCGTCACCCCCGCGGAGGAGGTGGGTGTCGACGAGGACGAGCGGGGCGGAGCGCCAGAGGTGTCGCCAGCGTGAGGATAGCACGGTGGTGCGCGCGCCGTCCTTGGCGGGGAGGAGGGAGACCACGCGGAGGAGGATATCGTCGGGGAGGCGGCTGACGCGGTCGTTCttgtcgtcgtcggcggcggcggcggcgcagcagaGGGAAGGGGATGTGGAGACGGGCGGCTTGGGAAGGAAGGCGTAGAGGAACGTGAGGCGCGCTTCGTCTTCGGTGCTCCGTGGCTCCGGTGCCAGCCCGTGCAGCATCGTCGGAGGCATCGTCGCGTCCTCTCCGGCGGGGCCGGTCGTGGGGCAGGACATGGTGACTGAGGCGGCGGCACAGcacgcggaggaggaagggttTAGCAACACAAGAGGAAGCGAATGCAAACCGCGCGATCCGTGGCAGTGGCTTCCTCACGCACGGAAACGTCGCTTTCACATGCGACCTTGCGGGGGTCGCTTTCTTTAATTAAGCAGCACGCTCCAATAATAATTGGTTTGACGCGCGATTTGTTCCTTCTTTGCCTGCACACAATTAAACGAGTCGATTCCGCTCAATCGctctttttctttccttcctttgaTCGCGCACGAATCGAGTCCTGCCTACATTGGAATGCTCCCTTTATTTATCCAACAAATCACGATGCTACGTAGTACTAGTACGCCGAATGTGCAGGTATATTTTCTGCGCGCACGTACTAGCTTCGATTatattctttcttttttctttaccGCACACGCATCGCGATTTGTTGTGTTTACATACATGTATAACATTCCTATGTGTTGTGTTTACAACTTCAAAAAAATTCAGCTCAAAATATGGGAGATTACTTGTCAGACCGCGTCTGAAAAATATTGAAAGCCACAATAAGATAGCTGTTAATCACCTGCCCACAATAAGTCCTCAACTATTCCCATTGCATCTTAGACTAGCAAAGTACTCGGCGTTGCTACGAATTTTGAAATCATTTCTACGTAGACACAATACCATATGCACTTATTTTTAAGGGCATTCACATCGTGTTTTACTTTCGTGatattgtgtttttttttgtttgttttgtccCCATTTTTTACCGGTAGGTTGGTAGGACATCCAACCAGGCATATCAGTTCCATAACTTGGAGCTGGCGAGAGAAATAGGATAGGTACATGTTACGGTGGGCATAAAACCCGATACACCAAGCCTGAATCCGAAATTTTATATAGGTGCATGTCTCTTCCACCATCTCTAATGCTAATTTGAACCCTTATGTTCGCGTGGGCCGAAAATGTGTCAGGACCaggtccagcggcccgacgcatatggaccgggctgtccgcgaagacgcaaacaTGGCGCATATTTACACCTGGGATGCGTCGCGTCGGACGCTGCGTGGACGCCCCAAATGACCGCTCGTTTTTCCACTGGGTCCGCATGACAGTGAGCCATAGGAAAGTATCGAGTGCATCGCTTTCACGGTCATCGCTTCCGcgcctgcgccgcagccttcgccatcaatgtcgcaTCTGCCTCTTCTGCACATGCAttggcgggcggcggctcggcttctgcgccgccatcaATGGCATCATGTCCCGCGCGCGTCGGACCTTAAAAGTCGACCGGCATCGTCCCTGCCATCACCCACACCACCGAcaccgctgccccggtacgccaccgccATCATGCCGCCGGGCGTCATGGAGGAAGAGACCCTACGACGGGCGCTCGAGGACTCGGACCCGCAACCGGtgtagccgccgcctccacctccgtcgtACAACCCGTGggcggctccacctccaccaccggcgtggtccactcaacctccaccaccggcgtgggctgctccaTCCACCACCACCCGCGGCACCAGCGTATGTTCCGCTGCTTCCAACTGGTTATAGCCGGTACCGGAGCTCGTCATGAtcggcggagacgacgatgacgacgagtagGAGTAGGCGTTATTaggttatatatttttattttcctttgtaAATAATGTTTTTATGTTCAAAAATTGCAAAAtcgaaaaaatgcgtcgtgccactggagccacccccgacgcaaacggatgcgcggtcaattttgaccatttgagctgacgcaaacggacgagcgcGGACATTTTAGACGTCCGAAATGTATCGCCGCATTGAAGCCTGAATTATCGTGTATCAATTTTTTTTGGTCAAATTTGAGGTATCACTTCTAAAAACCCGACCCAAAATTCCGAGCAAACCCAATCGTTCAGCTTGAGGTGCATAAATCTTACATTCCATCTCGTAAGGCGTATGATTGATAGGATCAGGAGACATGAGAAAGAGTAGCTAGCTTGGGCATACTGCCGAGAAGAAAAATTGAACGGGGTGATTGATCGATCAGGCTTGGGCTATGCATTGCTGTACTTAACCAGCTAGTACTATTCTGATCGATCAGTTCTCTAAACGACGTGAACATTGCTGAGTTAGCACACCACCATCTCCAGGCACTGACCCCTGCATCTATGTAGCTAGCTTCTGCATTAGCTCGCCGACCACGGAGACGTAGGATTACCTAAACCTGAAGAGCGGCAGGCCACGCGATTCGTGCGAGACGCCAGCGCCACCCAGGCATCCACGAGGCCACGACGCTAAGGTAAAAGGGAAAACTTTTCAATTTTATTGCTCGGCCCATATGTACTCGCGGGATGAAGCGATTTTGAGCGATGAACCGTGTTAAACACGGACAACGTACGCGTACGAACAACTGATAGCAATCTTTACTATTATTAAATCTTACTAATAGTCACCAACAATGTCGGGCCTGAACCAGAAATCACTTACTAATCATTGTTCTACTGAAAAAAAAGCCAAAACAAAGGCAAAGAAAAACGGAACCAAACTCCAGAACGAACAGAACCTTTAGTATATATCTCAATATTGCTAGCTAGTATCCGATCAGCTGGTTGATTATCACCATGTACTGGGCCAGGATCTTCTTCGCTGCTTTGAGCATGAATCGCTCCTTCTCGGCCTGCCACAATTTTGTTGACTTTATCTTGATAAAATCCAAAAACTGCAGTTAAGGAGCAGCATGATGTCGAGAAGGGGTTAGTTTAGCACATAGCATGATCATATATCCTCTTGCAGAAACAAAATATATTTGCACGTATTGGTGGCCTACATTACCTGGAAATTATCGAATCGGCATCGGCTGTCGTGGATGCACATCAAATCGTCCTCCCATGGCCTATCACCGACCACAACGAGGACAATGGACAAAGGGAAATGACTACAAAACAGAAACAGAGCATGCATGATTTCCCGAAATAAATATATATGTGATTATAGACTATTTGCTTCAGTAGGTAACAAGaatctaaataaaataaaattaactaatTATACTAGATGAGACCAATAATTAGGCAAGTCGATAGCAACCATGATACTACATGGATGGTCGGCTCCAAatggaaacaagaaaacaaggcATACAAAATGACAGCAAGTTTTTGCATGTGCATGAGTGAACATGCATGCTAAGGTTGCTGCCTTCTCATTCACCAATAAGCAACTCACGAGTCTAACCAAACATACACTCCATCAAACATCTTAAATAAACTAGAGAGAAACTCAACACAGCTCAACAATGAATGACAACCCAAAGTAGATGCATGGCATCAAAAGTTCATGCAATCAAATCCTGGAACAACACATACCTAGCTTGATTATTATAACATCTGGACGAGATGCAATCGTGCAAGAATCATCGTCACATGAATCCATCAACCAGATTGAATTATCAAGCCATCATTGTGATCAGAAACCCCACTAAATTTGATCAACTACAGATCATTGTCAACTAGTGCTACAAAAAATTAATAGGCCAGCAAGTTCAGCAATTACTAGGCCATCATTTGGTGGTTCCACATCCCATTATGATGTTCGTAGCAGCACATATCCAGGGGGGCAACTCAACTTTACTTTCACCCTGCTGTTTGGCTCATTTAATTTTGTGCGAGCGTTTTCCATACAATGTACATGCTACTGAAGAGTGGTCAACAGGGAGCAGCAAATTTGTGTGGTGATACACAAAGGAGCAAATTTGCCACCACATCTACGAGTGAGAGTATCAACCTACCGACCACTCGCATATTCAATCCATATAACTGCATCTTGTTACATCATATTAGAAGGAGACCAAGTTAAATGGACGCATTGCTTTCAATGAGTTCAATTCCTTCTAAACAACAGCACCCAAACAAGAACACGGAAAGGAGCTATTATTCGACCTTGGGCATGAGTGTGTACTACCTGGGCAGTGTCGTCTTGGTCAGTGCGGAGGAGGCACATATTGTCGTCCCAGGCTCAGAGGCTGGAGTTGCCCTCGCCGGCCTTGTAGATGTCCCTGGAGTGGTGCCAGTTACAGCATCAGCTCCCCCGACCGTCCGAAAGCAGCAGGTCGGATGCTTGTCGGCGTACTGGGCGACATGGAGGCAGTGAGACGACACTCAACCACAAAAGATGAAACGTTCAGCAAGCTATAAAAACAAGAGATTACATTATGCATCAAAATAAGCATGAATAGATTCATTCTACACAATCTGATCTTGCCTAATAAACATGCATATTCTGTGTGGAACCATAACCAATGGCCAAGCTCTTGTGAGTTGTAAATAGGCTACAGCTATTTCCCCTTGCTAGCTCAAATTCTTCCCCTTGCACACAGCGTAGTAATGATCCATTAACTCGCGATTATGGATAAAAAAAGTATAGATCTAGCAGTTACTAATTCATATCAGATTTAAACCAAGTGAAAAGATTCCCAACCTTAAAACTACAAGGTTGGTTCTGGGCATGAAAACTACACGCATATCTACCCATTAGATCATTACAAGCTTTTCTGAAATTTCGAAGCTGTCTAGGATTCAAGTATGAACTAATCTACTTCAATCCTATAGTAAATACAGTAGTACATCTTCTGAACCTAGCACAAGATCGAATTTTTATATAACCTGGCTGTCCTGCAAGATTGGTTCGTGTTGCAACACAACACTCTAAACATTTATTGACTGATGGATTACACACGTGACTAAGCAGACGCATTTTTTCCCCAAAACAAAATTCCTGCAGCTGCAAATCTGTGCGGGAGATCGAAGAATTGGTCTCACCTGCGTCGTGCTACCAATGCATCCCGCGGACTGCGGCGACCATCAGCAGCCCTCCTCCGTCTGACTGCACAAGGAAGATGCGATTTTTTTCAGAAATGGGGAGAAGAGGATTGGATGTTGCGGATTGGGGTATGGCTCATACCTCGAGAAGGACATGCGGTGGTCGACGTTGCGGTGCCGGCGACGCCGCTGGACGGCTCCATCCACACGGCCACGGCCTCCAGGAGGCGAGGTCGGGGACGCGGAAGACAATGGAGGAGGTGCCGCGCCTGGCCTGGCCCGCGCAGTCCACGACGCCGGCCGCGCGGCGACCTAGAGCTTCGCGGCGCCGAGGTTTCAGGTTCGATTGGAGGCGCGTCGGCGAGGGATTCTGCAGGAGGTAGGGAGGGTGCCGGAGCAACGTACGATGGCGAGAATATGGAGCGCCGGAGCTggggcgaggtcgcggagaaagaGGGCGGAGACGGCGTCTATCTGGTCGATCTGGGCGCgctagaggtggaggagaggagccGCCGGTGGTCTGGGGCGGCGGAGGTGTGGGTAGCCGGCGAGACTGAGATCGTGAAGGGTCATCTGCGCGAGAGTGAGCAAGTCACGGAGATGGTGTGGCTGGCCAAAATTCCGTCCGTGATTTTGGCCCAAAATCATGCTTAGCccgatccaaaaaaaaaagagcattGGCTCCAAATGAAGAATTCCCTGGCGTAATCTGATTTTGTTTATTAAGGGAAGGTAGAGATTTTATTCAACAGGTAACATCAAAATTCCCGCTCGCTGTTCACATTTGCCGGAATTTCCCGCTCGCCCGGCTCCAAAATCAGAACTCCTATAACGGGCTCTCAACAGCTTCTCAAATTTCGTTTGGTATTTAAGCAAGTATAGTACCAATCGATCATcggtggatggatggatggatgcatGCATTAGTATAGCTAGCTCCATATGTGAACATATGTGCATATGGTTCTTCTACCACAATACATAGGTGGTAAAACTTCCAAACATACACAAATGCATATGCATGCCATTGCACCTGTCAGCATTGAATAGATTCTAAGagacatttttggaaaaaggttcGTCCACAAAAATCTGTCGCGGCACACCAGGTCCAAGGATAGCACAGATTATCGGATATTTACGTGCATACGCTCTCGAGGGAAGCAACCGCGGCCCGACGGTGGTGGAGGAACCGCGGATTCGCGACCTCGCCACATGCATTCGTGTAATGTCCATGTTACACCCGCTGAAATGCGATGCAGAGTCAGGCGCGCGCCAAGACGACATGAACCGAAACAATGCCTCGCGAGAAACCTCGAGCCAATATGCTAGGCTCTATGAGCTTCACTCATGCCGACAAGTGTAGGATGACCACTACCAAAAAAAAGGGGGAAGGGTTAATGTGCATATACCAATCACATGAGTACCAAGGATTGTCGATGGAAAGACATTTGATAGCCGAGACTATGGGAGTACCGAGGAGTGTCGATGGAAAGACTTTAGATACCCGAGACTATGGGACCACGCTAGAGTGCTTCCCTCGAAAAGGCAGAAAATAACTTACGACCGAGACGGTGCGGCACCAAAGTGTCATCACCATGGTCGAAAAATAACATGTTGTTGAAGGTTCTCCCTAGGATGCCAAGACAACCTTGCTTGGGACACCGTGATCATAACCTAGCTCCTCAATCTTAGGCTAGATCCCAAGGGATAGCGGGACCAAAAGTCGAAACGTTATTTGATGTCTTCAAGCATACATCATAAGGCCAAAGTAGATATTAATGGGTTTGCGGCTGATAcgcctcaaacatatctatattttttgatgctccatgcttgttttacactaattcgtatatgttttgctcatacttcgttgcacttttatatatttttcggtactaacctattaacaagatgccatagtgtcagttccctgaTTTTTGCTATTTTATATTTCAGAAaacttgtacaggaaatattctcggaattggataaaacaaaagccgaagtcaatattttcccgtaacgaagacagagtc includes:
- the LOC124689760 gene encoding F-box/LRR-repeat protein At1g06630-like: MSCPTTGPAGEDATMPPTMLHGLAPEPRSTEDEARLTFLYAFLPKPPVSTSPSLCCAAAAADDDKNDRVSRLPDDILLRVVSLLPAKDGARTTVLSSRWRHLWRSAPLVLVDTHLLRGGDGERRPARAGAASRAVTSAVSAALESHPGPFPFASLTCSFMNAADRRLLARWFQLLATKGVDELVVVNRPWSVRGLRLPPSLFSCASLCRLYIGAWAFPDTTALPRGVAFPNLHQLALGCVVMEDKDLDFVLAVSPVLEILSLFGSLTPLRARLTNHSLRCAQFCLSSLEEVAVLDSPSLERFFLWRNWNERHVKISIKIGHAPKLRVLGYLEPGVHMLQIGNTIIKAETKASTHTTVSSVQMLAVQLQFGLRSEVKMLPSFLKCFPRVETLIVESLVLRDPTSSNLSQKIWQKTSSIECVQSHLKTLAFHEVQGDHNEFDFLMFIAENAPKLERMFIVMKNGLTRHREASGGCRVGALYSTNWASKDCKVQLKMSCYPIGGGSWSLQAGSDLSVDDPFEAFPED